A region of the Primulina huaijiensis isolate GDHJ02 unplaced genomic scaffold, ASM1229523v2 scaffold207372, whole genome shotgun sequence genome:
cgccgcctctCCTTGGCTATGGCCGACCTGTGTAAACAACCCCAGAACCCACTCTTTCCGTTCCAACTCCGACGAAAGCGCGTACATGGTTACGAATTCAACCAGCTATCTCGAAGACCATGATAGGAATAACATTGAATTTATCGACAACCCAGATTCATTTTTCAGCGCCACCGCCTATTTGAACTCTGAAATTTCAATCATTGGTCAGCAGAATATGAACGTCAATGATGCATCTGCAGCTACTGCGGTGGTTCAAGGTTTGAAGTCAA
Encoded here:
- the LOC140966613 gene encoding uncharacterized protein; this encodes MSKKMKLPFTLKPAVNAAAAASPWLWPTCVNNPRTHSFRSNSDESAYMVTNSTSYLEDHDRNNIEFIDNPDSFFSATAYLNSEISIIGQQNMNVNDASAATAVVQGLKSNRLFFKPGET